One region of Streptomyces sp. NBC_00442 genomic DNA includes:
- a CDS encoding 4a-hydroxytetrahydrobiopterin dehydratase codes for MPLEPLSQKDVEDRLRELPGWSLSDDHDRISRSYRLAGHFAATAMVVHVAQIQEELNHHSDLTLGYNTVALSVNTHDAGGALTELDFRLAHRVEEIAPRHGAE; via the coding sequence ATGCCCCTTGAGCCGCTGTCACAGAAGGACGTCGAGGACCGGCTGCGCGAGCTGCCCGGCTGGTCGCTGTCGGACGACCACGACCGGATCTCCCGCAGCTACCGCCTGGCCGGACACTTCGCGGCGACGGCCATGGTCGTCCATGTCGCCCAGATCCAGGAGGAGCTCAACCACCACAGCGACCTGACCCTCGGCTACAACACGGTCGCCCTGTCGGTGAACACCCACGACGCCGGGGGCGCCCTCACGGAACTGGACTTCCGGCTCGCCCACCGGGTGGAAGAGATCGCTCCCCGGCACGGCGCGGAATGA
- a CDS encoding NAD-dependent epimerase/dehydratase family protein: MRVLVTGGAGFIGSHIVTALAAHGHEPFVLDRAIRPQDDVRDPEVVAGALRGMDAVCHQAAMVGLGTGFGDAPAYVSCNDLGTAVLLTAMAEAGVRELVLAGSMVVYGEGRYECAEHGVVRPGPRPVEWLDSGRFEPPCPCCGAELSPGLVGEDAPVDPRNVYASTKLAQEHLAAAWARATGGRAVSLRYHNVYGPGMPRDTSYAGVASFFRSALARGEAPRVFEDGRQRRDFVHVRDVAGANVVALEALSSGPPGALTAYNTGSGTPHTVGEMARALASAHGGPAPVVTGEYRLGDVRHITADSARLRGELGWKPAVGFEEGMAEFAAAEE; encoded by the coding sequence ATGCGTGTACTTGTCACGGGAGGCGCGGGCTTCATCGGCTCGCACATTGTCACAGCGCTCGCCGCGCACGGCCATGAGCCGTTCGTCCTGGACCGGGCGATCCGGCCACAGGACGACGTTCGCGACCCGGAGGTCGTGGCCGGTGCGCTGCGCGGGATGGACGCGGTGTGCCATCAGGCGGCGATGGTCGGGCTCGGCACCGGTTTCGGCGACGCGCCGGCGTACGTCAGCTGCAACGACCTCGGCACCGCGGTGCTCCTGACCGCGATGGCCGAGGCGGGCGTGCGGGAGCTGGTACTCGCCGGGTCGATGGTGGTCTACGGGGAGGGTCGTTACGAGTGTGCGGAACACGGTGTCGTACGGCCGGGTCCGAGGCCGGTCGAGTGGCTGGACTCCGGACGCTTCGAGCCCCCGTGCCCTTGCTGCGGTGCCGAGTTGAGCCCCGGTCTGGTCGGGGAGGACGCTCCGGTCGATCCGCGCAACGTGTACGCGTCCACGAAGCTGGCGCAGGAGCATCTGGCCGCCGCCTGGGCGCGGGCGACCGGAGGCCGGGCGGTGTCCCTGCGGTACCACAACGTGTACGGCCCCGGTATGCCGCGAGACACCTCGTACGCGGGGGTGGCGTCGTTCTTCCGCTCGGCGCTGGCGCGCGGCGAGGCGCCACGGGTCTTCGAGGACGGCCGGCAGCGCCGGGACTTCGTTCATGTACGTGATGTGGCGGGGGCGAACGTGGTGGCGTTGGAAGCGCTCTCAAGCGGGCCGCCCGGTGCGCTCACCGCGTACAACACGGGCAGCGGTACCCCGCACACCGTGGGCGAGATGGCCCGTGCGCTGGCGTCGGCCCACGGGGGTCCCGCGCCGGTGGTGACGGGCGAGTACCGGCTCGGCGACGTACGGCACATCACCGCGGACTCGGCGCGGTTGCGCGGCGAGCTGGGCTGGAAGCCGGCGGTGGGGTTCGAGGAGGGGATGGCGGAGTTCGCCGCTGCCGAGGAGTAG
- a CDS encoding transposase: MRAGPEAAVVAGGSGQRGGSPQFVPVLEAIRVPRLDPGRPRRTPVRVRADKAYSSAASRAYLRRRGIRCTIAEPANQVRNRVRRGRSGGRPPVFDGEDCKARHAVECAIGRLKRNRVVAMRFEKLAVRFEARRRGGRDQRMAPRTHL, encoded by the coding sequence GTGCGAGCAGGGCCAGAAGCCGCTGTCGTTGCTGGTGGCAGCGGGCAGCGCGGCGGCAGTCCGCAGTTCGTGCCGGTCCTGGAGGCGATCCGGGTGCCGCGGCTGGACCCGGGTCGGCCAAGGCGGACTCCGGTGCGGGTGCGGGCCGACAAGGCGTACTCGTCGGCCGCCAGCCGCGCCTACCTGCGCAGGCGGGGTATCCGCTGCACGATCGCGGAGCCAGCTAACCAGGTCCGCAATCGCGTGCGGCGGGGCCGCTCGGGCGGGCGCCCGCCTGTGTTCGACGGCGAGGACTGCAAGGCACGCCACGCGGTGGAGTGCGCGATCGGCCGGCTCAAGCGCAACAGGGTCGTGGCGATGCGGTTCGAGAAGCTCGCCGTGCGGTTCGAGGCCCGTCGTCGTGGTGGCCGCGATCAACGAATGGCTCCGAGAACCCATCTTTGA